From a single Mangifera indica cultivar Alphonso chromosome 19, CATAS_Mindica_2.1, whole genome shotgun sequence genomic region:
- the LOC123202581 gene encoding transcription factor HEC1-like: MEIDQLKPATEDQMEMMMMMQMDKLPELCGAYNDVAEFPATETDASSGTTIGSMSHFIDNPQVASPSLMNQPSTVSFTGTNLVQEPSLIYYSTNERFWRGGADLSGEDSCSTLSQKRNVSMAEMRETIFRIAAMQPINIDPESVKPPKRRNVKISKDPQSVAARHRRERISERIRILQRLVPGGTKMDTASMLDEAIHYVKFLKTQVQSLERAAANRPTGIGFPAPLSSNCCYLSMGKSYNGHHFGDA, translated from the coding sequence ATGGAAATTGACCAATTAAAGCCTGCAACAGAAGATCAGatggagatgatgatgatgatgcagaTGGACAAGCTCCCCGAGCTTTGCGGCGCCTACAACGACGTGGCTGAATTTCCTGCTACTGAAACTGACGCAAGTAGTGGCACCACTATTGGTTCCATGTCTCATTTCATTGATAACCCACAAGTTGCTTCACCTTCTCTTATGAACCAACCTTCCACCGTCTCATTTACTGGCACCAATCTAGTTCAAGAGCCATCTTTGATATATTATTCAACAAATGAAAGATTTTGGAGAGGTGGAGCGGATTTATCAGGTGAAGATTCTTGTTCTACACTATCACAGAAGCGGAACGTGTCGATGGCAGAGATGAGGGAAACCATCTTTCGAATTGCGGCAATGCAGCCAATCAATATTGACCCAGAATCAGTGAAGCCACCAAAGAGAAGGAACGTTAAGATATCGAAGGATCCCCAAAGCGTTGCAGCAAGACACAGAAGAGAGAGGATAAGTGAGAGAATAAGAATACTTCAAAGACTTGTTCCTGGAGGAACAAAAATGGATACTGCCTCTATGTTAGACGAAGCAATTCACTATGTCAAGTTTTTAAAGACTCAAGTGCAATCACTGGAGAGAGCTGCAGCTAATAGACCAACCGGAATAGGGTTCCCTGCACCACTGTCATCTAACTGCTGTTATCTTTCCATGGGAAAATCATACAACGGTCATCATTTTGGAGATGCTTAA